gatttataaatacattttatatcaggtttaaatataaagagtatctaagtaataatatatattacaggaATAATATAATCTTCTGGTGGGGGCAATTGATTAGCATATTCTAAAATCCATTCTTCAAGATCTTTAGTGTGTTGACTTTcaaatgtttttgttttccctGGTATTGACTTTGATATAGCATGAttcaaatcaaataatatcatttgtaCGCGTTTAAGTTTATCAACATAAGGATGTTCAACTTTACTATCACATGCAAATTCTCTTGCCAATCCAATATAAGAAGACAACTCATCTGTCGCTCCAAGAGCATTAAAAATCATATCATCTTTTGGCTTTGTATCTCCAGCATCCGTAACAGTTAGTCCAGAATCTCCATCACGTGAAAAAACTGCTACTTCAGCTATGTTCGATGGTGTGCTACTACTGTAATatcaaaatcatatatatttacaattatctatatttacataaatacaacTATTTAGATCTGATAGACAatttttgtgtatatgtatagacgTATTTGCTAACATTCAACAGACAATTCAAGAATTTCACATATACTGGAGTTTTACAACATATACTTgctacaaaatataaataatttttttgaattcatatgtttattattaatgatatgtACTCGACACGTTATTTTCaaatcatattaaaattcACTTTTAAGGTTATGATACTATGTAACTCACCTATTTCTCAAAGAAGTTTGTAaactacttttatatataaaaattgacttTCTCCATGCACTTCTAGCCAAGTCCATTTTTCAAGTAAAATACTCTAAcaaattagaatattatatcgCGTTTAAAATTTTCTGTAAACGTTTTTTCCCTTGAAAATCACTAATACCGGCACAGGGCTTGTAAATTTAGACGATCACTAAAGACGTGGGCGCCATCGCAAAACGTTATGAAACGACTGAAAacacaaaaaggaagaaacaatttctagagaaaatatttatcttttcgcaGATATAACttctagaaaattaaaaaaatattattatgtgcactttgtattttttaatgccATCTGCTAAGCTCTTCTTCACCGTTTATCTCACTAATTAATAAAGTCTGCAGAAtacataaaatgtataatcaatagaatatttcatgtaaaaacattgataaaattatttaaatcttattagaaataatattacaaaagagtataataattttatattgtaaacaatgtaacaaaaacaaaaatgttcgatagttttttttaagaaattactTGAGACGTcctccatacatacataagctgtttgtcatatatatatgcacacaccaCACACATCATAGGAAAGTATCTGCAGATGGCGATATACGCTTCACGATCAGCTGTAATTCGAGTTGCTCCAAACGAAACACTTCTATCTAAACATTGATATTGCGATACCTGTGATCGCGAATTCGATCTATTATTAACTCCTATTGAGTATAAAGTACTGTCTACATATagtaattacatttatattaaaattatttctaaaatctgtaatatacacgtgtgtatgCAAGTTTTTTCTATGCATGTATATGcaagttttttaattacttaaaaCAGGAcacaaatagatatattttacgtgATGAACATCTGTAGGTGCGTCCAAATTGCAACGATATCTTCGATAAAACGTATGTAAGTAAAAATTCCATGAATTAAATTGATTCATTTTGTTTGACTCATTCATTACTGATTTGCAATATATAAATCAGATAATTggtagatgaaaaaaaatatagttgaCTAAACCTTTAATTGAATCTGAGCAAATGATAAATGAAGTATACTAAAAATAGAGTAATTACAGATATTATATTGACAATATAACATCTGTAATTTTATACCTGATAAAAAGAtcttgcttgcaattacaATGATAAGATGATTACTTTAAAACGTTTATTTAGACGCT
The sequence above is a segment of the Vespula vulgaris chromosome 12, iyVesVulg1.1, whole genome shotgun sequence genome. Coding sequences within it:
- the LOC127068132 gene encoding corrinoid adenosyltransferase MMAB-like; translated protein: MDLARSAWRKSIFIYKSSLQTSLRNSSSTPSNIAEVAVFSRDGDSGLTVTDAGDTKPKDDMIFNALGATDELSSYIGLAREFACDSKVEHPYVDKLKRVQMILFDLNHAISKSIPGKTKTFESQHTKDLEEWILEYANQLPPPEDYIIPGGGKACASLHVARNVCRRAERSITSLVRNGALDKEAQTYLNRLSDFLLTVSRIAAKCDQRTENIYIPRAEVQEEK